From the Solanum pennellii chromosome 4, SPENNV200 genome, one window contains:
- the LOC114076871 gene encoding agamous-like MADS-box protein AGL80, giving the protein MPRNKVILSLIENESDRKVSYKKREKGFLKKAHELSTLCDVEIAVVIDSPYNNEPTIFPNYSAAINTFIKFKELPTLEKSKDMVTREEFTKKRIEKIEKKLLKVRKQNRLKEITNDMYEVTKGKDVSPNMDPYYFNDLSYVIKKNIMQIRKAMNADLSPMGSSMPINNHQNYTTNSPQSPQLSELLNWNNDDVVTLLEDPSLHNINSQDPNHTNNT; this is encoded by the exons ATGCCTAGAAATAAAGTAATATTATCTTTGATTGAAAATGAATCTGATAGAAAAGTTTCAtacaagaaaagagaaaaagggtTCTTGAAAAAAGCTCATGAACTGAGCACTCTTTGCGATGTTGAAATTGCTGTTGTTATTGATAGTCCTTACAACAATGAACCTACGATATTTCCAAATTATAGTGCTGCAATCAACACCTTTATAAAGTTTAAAGAGTTGCCAACgttggaaaaatcaaaagatatGGTGACAAGAGAAGAGTTCACCAAAAAACGAATCGAGAAGATCGAGAAAAAACTACTAAAGGTAAGGAAGCAAAATAGGCTCAAGGAAATTACAAATGACATGTATGAAGTTACAAAAGGAAAAGATGTTTCCCCTAACATGGATCCTTACTACTTCAATGATCTGAGTTATGTGATCAAGAAAAACATAATGCAGATACGTAAAGCAATGAATG CTGATCTCTCCCCAATGGGTTCATCCATGCCAATTAATAACCACCAAAACTATACAACTAACAGTCCACAGAGTCCTCAATTATCTGAGTTACTAAATTGGAATAACGATGATGTAGTGACTTTATTAGAGGATCCATCATTACACAACATTAATTCTCAAGATCCGAATCATACCAACAATACCTAA